The following DNA comes from Girardinichthys multiradiatus isolate DD_20200921_A chromosome 2, DD_fGirMul_XY1, whole genome shotgun sequence.
aaattaaatgtattttctctcgtgtttgaaaaaacaaaacaactcaaATATCTCTGATTAATAATCTACAGACACAGATAAAAAATAGAGTGTTTGGTTATGAGATATTTGAGAAGATGTGGTGATAACTCTCTAACTGTGAAGAAGGTCTGATGGTGTGACAGATACCAGGGATCTACCATATTTTAGTGATTGTGTCATCAAAcggataaaataaaatgtaaaatcatataaaaaactatttaaaaacgTCATGTTGAAGGGGCTTATGAAACAATCTGGAATTCAATTAATTCTGAGATGTTTTTAGACTTTAACAACCTGAACTCATATAAACAGACTGAGAAATGTTATCTTATTTCCTCTGAACAGATTAAAGGTTTACtctgtaaatacaaaatgtcatCATTGAGAATTTACTTCCTGGATCCCTCATCATAGACGGCCATCAGAACCATAGAACCCGTCTCAATGTTCTTCAGGAACTCGATGAGAGGTTCCACCTCTGCAACATAAACACATCAGCCTCAGGACCAGCTcagctcagactgaatctgctCTCAGGGCAGTATGGTGACTTACTGCCGCTGTACATGTTGAAGAAATCCGTCTTTAGGATCTCTCCGGTTTTACCTGCCAGACACAGACAAGGTGAGATCAGCCTGAAGCTGATTTAGCAACAGAGAGACTGGGCAATTATGCAACTTTCTTTACTGCCCTGGTTTTAAGGCCATTTCTCACTGACTTTTAATGAAAACACTACATTTTACTGCAAACACCTTCCATGAAACTTTACATAGTTAGGATTCAAACACATATCTACCTATTTTGCAGAGCTGTGGTCTGTTCAgtcctgttatttatttatgcatgcaTAAATATGCAGACATTGCAGTTAGTCAGTCTCCCATACAATGATGAGGATAAGCATGCGCTTTTCATGTAATAGATGTGATCTAATTGTTTTTTAAGTATTTGAtttaataatagttttttttaaatagtttaaaaattatttaacttcTTACCCATATGAAAAATTAAGACAGAGTATTGGGGTCACTTGAGGAAAAAGATAAGGAGGaactattttgttttggtttgcagCTTACCCGTTTTAAGATTAAAgttgaaataatataaaataataatacaaaatcaTGAAGAAAAAGTCtaaattaaatatacatattgcagagtaatttaaacaaatgcaaaacaagTTTCTATTGTTAAAAGTTTTCATCAGtctgacaaaaacaaagataaaatgaaGAATTCTGATATAATCCCCTGACACTCACCGTTTACCACCACAATGTTTATTCCACTGCCAGCGTTGTTCAGAACCGCTCCTAAAACCCTGAAGCAATGAAACGCTGATGGTCAACACACATCTGTACAATAACTTGACTGCAGAGAGATGAAGCAGAAGGACCAGAGAGACACAAAACATGGAGAGCCTGCACAACTACAGGCTGAAAACTAAATGTCCAcaaagagacagacagagcagacTGAACCCCCACTGTGGATaggaaacaagaagacagacaCGGGAGCTCCTACAGCTCATTGTTGACGCAGATCTTTGGAGGAACAACGTTTGCAGCTCCGCTCTGGATGAAGAAACTCAGGCGATTGGTCGGACAGACTTTCTTCCTGAGACATGGTCCTTCTGCAAGGGAAAAACCCAGATCAGTTTTAATCAGCGGCTCCATAGGGTCTGATCCAATTCAGTGGCGGCTTACCTGCAGATTGGGAGCTCGTCCTGAAGGTCCGACTGGAGATGGACAAACTTTTTGTTATATCTGGAAGAGaagaaatgttgaaataaatCGGCTTTGATATGAATCCATCAGACTTAGAAGATTTGCAACATGATGCACATAAGGTGAACCTTTACAGGACACCTGAGACTAATCcctttaaagaagaaaataggAACTTCCGCAGGACTTTCACTGATGTCTGCAGCTTCCACAGGTCCCACATCATCTCTACAGTGACACAGGTGACAAAGGAACAGCTTCTACCAGCAGAGACGCTGCAGAATAAGGAGGTTCTG
Coding sequences within:
- the LOC124883691 gene encoding protein FAM3C-like; translation: MFTFKVGKPNIRKQSNIIKWFLQALTLFILLLVIIFIVLQFYSDPIKDITKSLSISSRTFRTSSQSAEGPCLRKKVCPTNRLSFFIQSGAANVVPPKICVNNELVLGAVLNNAGSGINIVVVNGKTGEILKTDFFNMYSGKVEPLIEFLKNIETGSMVLMAVYDEGSRNLNDEAKKLIADLGSSMIQTLGYRDNWVFAGGKGSTGKGTFEKKAKNDKSTNTYEEWPEMVEVEGCIPTYIE